Proteins encoded by one window of Candidatus Sumerlaea chitinivorans:
- a CDS encoding Dephospho-CoA kinase: MFQELAGAIVIDADSIAHEVQEPGGAAYEAILNAFGKEVLLPDGRISRAKLGELVFRDPKKRTVLNEIIHPRVRERELELLEKYREHPLVILMVPLLFENQMESLVDKVVVVATDDAIRRERLKARSGWDDEEISRRLAAQLSDDEKVRRADYVIWNSGSMQETQSQVEALLKELGFLQTT, translated from the coding sequence ATGTTTCAGGAACTTGCGGGGGCGATCGTCATCGACGCAGATTCCATCGCCCACGAAGTTCAAGAGCCCGGTGGCGCCGCCTACGAGGCCATCCTCAACGCGTTCGGAAAGGAAGTTTTGCTGCCGGACGGCAGAATTTCGCGAGCAAAACTCGGCGAACTTGTTTTTCGGGATCCGAAGAAACGGACTGTACTAAACGAAATTATTCATCCCCGCGTTCGTGAGCGCGAATTAGAGTTACTTGAGAAATATCGTGAGCACCCATTGGTGATCTTGATGGTTCCATTGCTGTTTGAGAACCAAATGGAATCACTGGTGGACAAGGTTGTGGTTGTCGCCACGGATGACGCGATTCGGCGCGAGAGACTTAAGGCGCGGTCGGGGTGGGATGATGAAGAGATTTCCCGAAGGTTGGCTGCTCAACTTTCGGACGATGAGAAGGTTCGACGAGCTGACTACGTGATCTGGAACAGCGGTTCAATGCAAGAAACCCAGTCACAAGTCGAAGCGCTACTCAAAGAGCTTGGCTTTCTGCAGACGACTTAA
- a CDS encoding CoA-disulfide reductase — protein MRKKILIIGGVAAGMSCAVRARRLSEDAEIIVVERGPYVSFANCGLPYYIGGEITDREKLLVQTPEQLRARFNLDVRVNTEAVRIDPKAKVVELVDRTNEKSYAESYDELVLAVGAVPLKPPIPGIERMGHFVVRNIPDVDAITNWLQAKSVKRAVVVGGGYIGLEVTEQLHRRGIEVAIAEALPQVMAPLDPEMAELLHAELRRHNVDLHLNDGVVAFEEPAPGEDARASTVVLQSGTRLPADIVILGIGVRPDTTLAQTAGVQIGPRKGIVVDEYLRTSVPNIWAAGDAVEVPDFVTGESVVVPLAGPANRQGRMIADNIFGRNVRYRGTLGTAILRVFSLVAACTGANEKTLRRLRRRYEVIHLHPASHASYYPGAKPLSMKVIFDPENGRVLGAQIVGQETVDRRIDVLATAIRAGLTVDDLADLELAYAPPFGSAKDPVNIAGMIGQNVRNGLVSHAQWYELTEDSSAVILDVRTPGERKQGAIPNSIHIPLDELRQRLHELPKDRNVIVYCAAGQRSYYASRLLTQHGFRVRNLTGAFRTWKTATGGAA, from the coding sequence ATGCGCAAAAAGATTCTAATTATTGGGGGCGTCGCAGCTGGTATGAGCTGCGCTGTCCGCGCCCGCAGGCTTTCGGAGGACGCAGAGATCATCGTTGTTGAGCGTGGGCCATACGTCAGCTTTGCAAATTGCGGGCTCCCTTACTACATCGGAGGCGAAATAACGGATCGGGAGAAGCTTCTGGTTCAGACACCAGAACAGCTTCGTGCTCGGTTTAATCTCGATGTGCGGGTCAACACGGAAGCGGTTCGCATCGATCCTAAGGCGAAGGTCGTCGAGCTCGTTGATCGCACGAATGAGAAAAGCTATGCGGAATCTTACGACGAGCTGGTCTTAGCAGTGGGGGCTGTGCCCTTAAAACCACCGATTCCCGGAATCGAACGGATGGGGCACTTTGTAGTTCGCAATATCCCCGATGTCGACGCTATCACCAATTGGCTTCAGGCCAAGTCGGTCAAGCGCGCCGTCGTGGTTGGCGGTGGCTATATCGGGTTGGAAGTGACTGAGCAACTGCATCGCAGAGGAATTGAAGTGGCTATAGCTGAAGCGCTTCCCCAAGTTATGGCCCCGCTTGATCCCGAAATGGCTGAGCTCCTTCATGCAGAACTTCGTCGGCACAACGTGGACCTGCACCTCAACGACGGGGTGGTTGCTTTCGAAGAGCCTGCTCCCGGCGAGGATGCCCGCGCCTCCACCGTCGTGCTCCAGAGTGGTACGCGCCTGCCAGCTGACATCGTCATTCTTGGGATCGGTGTCCGCCCAGACACCACCCTAGCGCAAACGGCGGGTGTCCAGATTGGGCCGCGCAAGGGCATTGTGGTGGACGAATACCTTCGCACAAGCGTGCCAAACATCTGGGCCGCAGGCGATGCCGTTGAGGTGCCCGATTTTGTGACTGGAGAGTCTGTGGTTGTTCCGCTCGCGGGTCCCGCGAATCGCCAAGGCCGAATGATTGCTGACAATATCTTCGGACGAAACGTGCGCTACCGGGGTACGCTGGGAACCGCGATCCTTCGAGTCTTCTCGTTGGTTGCGGCATGCACTGGTGCAAACGAAAAGACACTCCGTCGCTTAAGACGTCGCTACGAAGTAATACATCTTCATCCAGCCTCGCATGCGAGCTATTATCCCGGCGCCAAGCCGCTCTCAATGAAAGTCATTTTTGACCCTGAAAACGGCCGCGTGCTCGGTGCACAGATTGTGGGACAAGAGACTGTCGATCGGCGGATTGATGTTCTTGCGACAGCGATCCGCGCGGGGCTTACGGTGGACGATCTTGCAGATCTGGAGTTGGCCTACGCGCCTCCATTCGGATCAGCGAAAGACCCAGTGAACATTGCGGGCATGATTGGCCAGAATGTCCGCAATGGTTTGGTCTCCCATGCCCAGTGGTACGAACTGACCGAGGATTCGTCCGCCGTCATTCTCGACGTCCGAACTCCAGGTGAGCGCAAACAGGGAGCAATTCCCAACTCGATACACATTCCGCTCGATGAGCTCCGTCAACGTCTGCACGAGTTGCCTAAAGACAGAAACGTCATTGTCTATTGTGCCGCGGGTCAGCGCTCCTATTATGCATCGAGGCTCCTGACACAACACGGTTTTCGGGTGCGCAATCTCACGGGTGCTTTTCGGACGTGGAAGACGGCTACCGGGGGCGCAGCTTGA
- a CDS encoding Phosphoribosylaminoimidazole carboxylase catalytic subunit, with protein sequence MSQPQVGVLMGSKSDWETMRHCVETLERFGVSCEVRVCSAHRTPDAAFEYAATAAARGLSVLIAAAGGAAHLAGVLAAKTTLPVLAVPMKSDALQGLDSLLSMVQMPAGVPVATFAIGKAGAVNAALFAIAILAQSEPSYRTKLEAFRAEQAAKILNNPDPRT encoded by the coding sequence ATGTCCCAACCACAGGTCGGTGTGCTCATGGGATCGAAATCCGACTGGGAGACCATGCGTCATTGTGTGGAAACGTTGGAGCGGTTTGGAGTTAGTTGTGAAGTGCGTGTTTGTTCCGCCCATCGCACTCCGGATGCAGCTTTTGAGTATGCCGCGACCGCTGCCGCGCGAGGCCTCTCGGTGCTGATTGCAGCAGCGGGGGGGGCAGCGCACTTAGCCGGTGTTCTGGCCGCAAAGACTACCTTACCCGTTCTTGCTGTGCCGATGAAATCCGATGCCCTGCAGGGCCTCGACTCTCTGCTTTCCATGGTCCAGATGCCCGCAGGCGTGCCCGTGGCGACGTTTGCAATTGGGAAAGCGGGAGCCGTCAATGCCGCGCTATTCGCAATAGCCATTCTCGCGCAAAGCGAACCGAGCTACCGCACCAAACTCGAAGCATTCCGGGCTGAACAAGCGGCAAAGATTCTGAATAACCCCGACCCGCGCACATAA
- a CDS encoding Acetate kinase, which translates to MKVLVLNVGSSSVKFELIETSLEAIQNGTERKLGRGLVDKIGMTTSTVKFQAPGKDQFVDTPNVPDHQTAIKHVLSLLCDPKTGAIANVSEIEAVGHRVVHGGEDFVQSTLIDDAALEKIRECFELAPLHNPHNYKGIRLMQEALPNIPHVAVFDTSFHQTMPKYAYIYALPYEVYQKYKVRRYGFHGTSHRYMTYALETRFAKKPRKEFKAITVHLGNGCSLAAVDGGRSIDTSMGFTPLEGLIMGTRCGDVDPAVILYLMAKEDHSLQEMNTILNKFSGLKGISGVSNDMRELVAAMREGNERATLAVRAFAYRVRKYIGAYHAALGGADYIAFAGGIGENSPLVRELILDGMEKLGIILDKGRNNSVGGTGSLGGEITAEGSPIRAFVVPTDEELVIARDTVRCIAGVL; encoded by the coding sequence ATGAAAGTTCTCGTTTTGAATGTTGGAAGTTCTTCGGTAAAATTTGAGCTCATTGAAACAAGCCTCGAAGCAATCCAAAATGGCACGGAACGCAAACTGGGCCGGGGGCTGGTCGACAAAATCGGCATGACGACCTCGACGGTGAAGTTTCAGGCGCCCGGTAAAGATCAATTTGTGGACACACCCAATGTGCCGGACCACCAGACAGCCATCAAGCATGTGCTGAGTCTGTTGTGCGATCCAAAGACCGGTGCCATTGCGAATGTGAGTGAAATTGAAGCCGTCGGACACCGCGTAGTCCATGGCGGCGAGGACTTTGTACAGTCGACACTCATTGACGATGCGGCGCTCGAGAAAATCCGTGAGTGCTTTGAGCTCGCCCCCCTTCACAACCCCCACAATTATAAGGGCATTCGTTTGATGCAAGAAGCCCTTCCGAACATTCCGCATGTGGCAGTGTTCGATACCAGCTTCCACCAAACGATGCCCAAATACGCATATATTTATGCGCTTCCTTACGAAGTCTATCAAAAGTATAAAGTGCGCCGATACGGGTTCCATGGTACGTCGCATCGGTACATGACCTATGCGCTCGAGACGCGCTTCGCCAAAAAGCCCAGAAAAGAGTTCAAGGCCATCACTGTTCACTTGGGCAATGGCTGCTCACTGGCTGCAGTTGACGGTGGTCGTTCCATTGACACCTCGATGGGCTTCACTCCCCTTGAGGGCCTGATCATGGGCACACGGTGCGGCGATGTGGATCCCGCCGTGATCCTATACCTCATGGCCAAGGAAGATCACTCGCTGCAGGAGATGAACACGATCCTTAACAAATTCAGCGGCCTGAAAGGAATCTCCGGCGTCTCAAACGATATGCGCGAGCTCGTGGCTGCGATGCGTGAAGGGAACGAGCGGGCCACTTTGGCGGTACGCGCATTCGCCTACCGCGTGCGCAAATATATTGGTGCGTACCATGCAGCATTGGGCGGAGCGGATTATATCGCATTTGCGGGCGGCATTGGCGAGAACAGTCCATTGGTGCGGGAACTGATCCTCGACGGGATGGAGAAGCTGGGAATCATTCTCGACAAAGGCCGCAATAACTCGGTCGGCGGGACAGGGAGCCTAGGTGGTGAAATCACGGCAGAGGGCTCTCCGATTCGCGCCTTTGTGGTGCCGACGGACGAAGAACTTGTCATCGCTCGTGACACCGTCCGTTGCATCGCGGGCGTACTGTAA
- a CDS encoding Glycine cleavage system transcriptional antiactivator GcvR, translating to MKRYILTFTGADRPGLIAAIATVLAEEGVDIEDVSMTRLSGNFALILLARVGEEGRLRERMGATAADLGLHWDLEPAVEEIEHEKPNLFVSAVGPNRVGIVAKLATTLARHNANILEMTTRLLERTSVPVYLVRIEAYVPEAIEALEMDLQEAAREIGVEIRVEPISIEEL from the coding sequence ATGAAGCGATATATTCTGACTTTCACAGGAGCGGACCGGCCGGGGCTGATTGCCGCCATTGCGACAGTGCTGGCCGAAGAAGGGGTGGACATCGAAGACGTTTCCATGACCCGGCTATCGGGCAATTTTGCGCTGATCCTGTTAGCCCGTGTGGGTGAGGAAGGGCGATTGCGAGAGCGTATGGGTGCTACTGCAGCAGACCTCGGCCTGCATTGGGACCTCGAACCAGCCGTCGAGGAAATTGAGCACGAAAAACCCAACTTATTTGTCTCTGCAGTAGGTCCAAATCGGGTGGGGATTGTAGCTAAGCTCGCTACGACATTGGCGCGGCACAATGCGAACATCCTTGAGATGACTACCCGCTTGCTGGAACGCACAAGCGTACCAGTTTATCTTGTCCGCATTGAGGCCTACGTTCCGGAGGCGATTGAAGCTCTGGAAATGGATCTTCAGGAGGCCGCACGTGAAATCGGGGTAGAGATTCGCGTGGAGCCCATTTCGATCGAGGAGTTATAG
- a CDS encoding transcriptional regulator, giving the protein MKENSAILIRELAERFAALADETRLRILIRLKQGECNVRTLSEELGVAQPSVSKHLSVLERNGFVTIRRVGTQSLCRLSDPDLMQICALVCDVVSRQVRTRAKAVIGRNLSPFVSQVSSSKRKPIKE; this is encoded by the coding sequence ATGAAAGAGAATTCAGCCATACTGATTCGCGAATTAGCGGAGCGCTTTGCGGCGCTGGCCGACGAGACGCGTCTGCGTATTCTCATTCGCCTAAAACAAGGCGAGTGTAACGTTCGCACATTGAGCGAGGAGCTGGGGGTCGCACAACCCAGTGTGTCGAAGCATCTGAGCGTGCTTGAGCGAAATGGGTTCGTGACTATTCGGCGCGTCGGCACCCAATCGCTTTGTCGTCTGAGCGACCCGGATCTGATGCAAATTTGTGCCTTGGTATGTGACGTCGTTTCGCGACAAGTGCGCACGCGGGCGAAAGCGGTTATTGGGCGCAACCTTTCTCCGTTTGTCTCGCAAGTTTCCTCATCGAAACGTAAACCAATAAAGGAGTGA
- a CDS encoding N-carbamoylputrescine amidase, producing the protein MKNQCVRVAVVQMRCSADVEQNLGKACDAIRTAAQNGAHIVCLPELYRSLYFCQSEDHANFSFAEPVTGVSYETLSPLARDLGVVIIVPIFERRAAGLYHNSAFVLDADGSLAGLYRKMHIPDDPLYYEKFYFTPGDTGFRAFETRYAKIAPLICWDQWYPEAARLATLAGAQLLVYPTAIGWHPSEKAEFGARQHDAWQTIQRGHAIANGVFVAVANRVGHEGPSDGGIEFWGGSFICGPFGEMLAKASHDQEEILYADCDLSYLEEVRQHWPFLRDRRIDAYDKITSRFCD; encoded by the coding sequence ATGAAAAATCAGTGTGTTCGCGTTGCAGTTGTGCAAATGCGCTGCTCGGCAGACGTCGAGCAGAACCTGGGGAAAGCGTGTGATGCTATACGCACCGCCGCGCAAAATGGGGCACACATCGTGTGTCTGCCAGAACTCTACCGTTCCCTTTATTTTTGCCAAAGCGAGGATCATGCGAACTTTTCGTTTGCTGAGCCGGTTACGGGCGTTTCTTACGAGACGCTGTCACCCCTTGCTCGCGATTTGGGCGTGGTGATCATTGTGCCGATCTTCGAGCGTCGTGCCGCGGGCTTGTATCACAACTCTGCCTTCGTGCTGGACGCCGACGGTTCTTTGGCGGGTCTTTATCGCAAAATGCACATCCCGGATGATCCTCTTTATTACGAGAAGTTTTATTTTACACCGGGGGATACTGGCTTCCGCGCTTTTGAGACGCGCTACGCCAAAATCGCCCCGCTGATTTGCTGGGATCAATGGTACCCCGAAGCTGCGCGTTTGGCGACTCTCGCAGGCGCGCAGCTCTTGGTCTATCCGACCGCGATCGGTTGGCATCCCAGCGAAAAAGCTGAATTCGGTGCTCGCCAACACGATGCGTGGCAAACCATCCAGCGAGGGCACGCGATCGCGAATGGTGTGTTCGTGGCGGTTGCAAACCGCGTAGGACACGAAGGCCCTTCCGACGGTGGCATCGAATTCTGGGGAGGATCGTTTATTTGCGGTCCATTCGGAGAGATGCTCGCGAAAGCCTCCCATGATCAGGAGGAGATTCTTTACGCCGACTGTGATCTAAGCTATTTGGAAG
- a CDS encoding Peptide deformylase: MPARPILTLPHPLLRAKAEVVQPPFDAVSEVIRDLWETLDAHVGVGIAAPQIGESLRIIVADATRAKRPVKNHGRLTLINPVILEREGTIAFREGCLSVPDYVAFVERSRVVTVSALAPDGSPLVVTAEGFEAVILQHEIDHLDGILFIDRIRHARDIKLRPR, translated from the coding sequence GTGCCCGCCCGTCCGATTCTTACCCTGCCCCATCCCCTCCTGCGCGCAAAAGCCGAAGTCGTGCAACCGCCATTTGACGCTGTTTCCGAAGTCATTCGGGACCTATGGGAGACGCTGGATGCCCACGTTGGGGTAGGCATTGCAGCCCCCCAAATCGGAGAGTCGCTACGCATCATCGTGGCGGACGCAACCCGCGCCAAACGGCCGGTGAAAAACCACGGCAGACTTACTCTCATCAATCCGGTCATTCTCGAACGCGAAGGAACAATTGCATTTCGGGAAGGATGTCTCTCCGTGCCTGATTACGTTGCCTTCGTAGAGCGCTCGCGCGTGGTGACGGTAAGCGCTCTGGCGCCCGATGGCTCACCGTTAGTGGTCACAGCCGAGGGGTTCGAAGCGGTCATTCTTCAGCACGAAATTGACCACTTAGACGGCATCCTTTTCATCGACCGGATCCGGCACGCCCGCGACATCAAGCTGCGCCCCCGGTAG
- a CDS encoding 4-aminobutyrate aminotransferase, producing the protein MNELLPEIKVTPPGPKAKAVIERDHAIMSPSYTRDYGFVMERGEGCVVWDVDGNRYLDLAAGIAVCSTGHSHPKVVAAIQEQASKFLHMSGTDFYYEVQIRLAERLAKYAPISGPKRVFFTNSGAESIECAIKLARHHTRGHQMLAFYGSFHGRTMGALSLTSSKNIQRRNFGPFLSGVVHVDYQQPVELIERNVIKRVIDEGNFAAVFVEPIQGEGGYIVPSKQWLLELRELCTRYGIVLVADEVQCGMGRTGKMFACEHFGLEPDIICTAKGIASGLPLGAVIARADIMNWQPGQHASTFGGNPVACAAANATLDLLEESLMENASVVGAYLVEQLHALCQRVKILANPRGLGLMVGIDAVDKEGKPSPDLRNKIVTSLFYEGVLILGCGAHSIRFCPPLVLQKEQVDYAIAALERVCAKLQ; encoded by the coding sequence GTGAACGAGCTTTTGCCGGAGATCAAGGTCACCCCTCCCGGTCCGAAAGCGAAAGCAGTGATCGAGAGAGACCACGCGATCATGTCCCCCTCCTACACTCGTGACTACGGCTTTGTGATGGAGCGCGGTGAAGGTTGCGTGGTTTGGGACGTCGACGGAAATCGGTACCTTGATCTTGCTGCCGGGATCGCTGTCTGTTCGACCGGCCATTCCCATCCTAAGGTCGTAGCCGCTATTCAGGAACAAGCCTCGAAATTCCTGCATATGAGCGGAACGGACTTCTACTATGAGGTTCAAATCCGCCTTGCGGAACGGCTCGCCAAATACGCCCCAATCTCGGGCCCCAAGCGAGTTTTTTTCACAAATTCCGGCGCTGAATCCATCGAGTGTGCTATTAAGCTCGCGCGCCACCACACGCGAGGCCATCAGATGTTGGCCTTTTACGGATCATTCCACGGACGCACGATGGGGGCGCTCTCACTAACCTCGAGCAAGAATATCCAGCGCAGAAACTTCGGCCCATTCCTGAGCGGGGTGGTGCACGTAGACTACCAGCAGCCCGTTGAGCTCATCGAGCGCAATGTGATCAAGCGCGTAATTGATGAGGGAAATTTTGCTGCGGTCTTTGTGGAGCCAATTCAGGGTGAAGGTGGCTATATTGTGCCGAGCAAGCAATGGCTACTGGAATTGCGCGAGCTTTGCACTCGCTACGGGATTGTATTGGTCGCCGACGAAGTGCAGTGCGGCATGGGGCGCACCGGCAAGATGTTCGCTTGCGAGCACTTTGGCCTCGAGCCAGACATCATTTGCACTGCGAAGGGTATCGCCTCCGGTTTACCGCTCGGCGCCGTCATCGCTCGCGCAGACATTATGAACTGGCAACCCGGTCAACACGCCTCCACCTTTGGCGGAAATCCTGTTGCTTGTGCAGCGGCGAACGCCACGTTGGATCTTCTCGAAGAATCTCTCATGGAAAATGCGAGCGTCGTCGGTGCGTATCTCGTCGAGCAGCTCCACGCACTCTGCCAGCGAGTGAAAATTCTTGCGAACCCCCGAGGCCTTGGTCTGATGGTGGGGATCGATGCCGTGGACAAGGAGGGGAAACCCTCCCCCGATCTGCGCAATAAAATTGTGACCAGCCTCTTCTACGAAGGAGTTCTCATCTTGGGCTGCGGTGCCCATAGCATCCGTTTCTGCCCGCCACTTGTTCTCCAAAAAGAACAAGTGGATTACGCGATCGCAGCATTAGAGCGCGTATGCGCGAAACTCCAATAA
- a CDS encoding putative Sulfate permease and related transporters (MFS superfamily) has product MAEGTFFLQTLRLHRRFGKGAMWKPRISFNRNELAGAFGDIGTDLPLIVGIIQSTKMDPVGPLVGFGVAQLLTGLVYGIPMPVQPLKAMAVIVLAQKLPANVLWGGGLAIAIVMLILSASGILDWLCRLIPRSAIRGVQFGLGLQLASLALKDYIPREGPLGWLLAFVGAGIVILLIGNRRLPAALVVVALGLVWTVFQGKVPFSSIIQGIEFRLPTLHTVSWEDLWTGFLLLSLPQLPLSMSNSLFATTAVANDLFPERRITVRKLGVTYSLMNFVQPLLGGIPTCHGCGGMAGHCFFGARTGGSVVIYGSIWLVVGLFFSKAFSDLVQVFPTSILGVILVFEAITLMRFIKDVAPNREELFIALSGGLLAALVPYGYVWAILIGIALHHLFRLLPRREW; this is encoded by the coding sequence GTGGCCGAGGGAACATTCTTCTTGCAAACGCTGAGGCTCCATCGGCGCTTTGGCAAGGGAGCCATGTGGAAACCACGAATCTCTTTTAACCGAAACGAACTTGCAGGGGCGTTTGGAGATATTGGTACCGATCTACCCCTCATCGTCGGCATCATCCAATCAACCAAGATGGATCCAGTGGGACCCCTCGTGGGATTTGGCGTGGCGCAGCTCTTGACTGGGCTTGTCTATGGGATCCCCATGCCGGTGCAGCCACTCAAAGCCATGGCTGTGATTGTGCTCGCGCAGAAGCTGCCGGCAAATGTTCTCTGGGGGGGCGGACTTGCGATTGCAATTGTGATGCTTATACTATCAGCGAGTGGAATTCTCGACTGGCTATGTCGGTTGATTCCCCGTTCCGCCATCCGCGGTGTCCAATTCGGATTAGGGCTGCAGCTGGCCTCATTAGCACTTAAAGATTATATCCCACGAGAAGGGCCCCTCGGCTGGCTTCTTGCTTTTGTGGGGGCGGGGATCGTGATTCTGCTGATAGGAAATCGTCGGTTACCAGCCGCGTTAGTGGTGGTGGCTTTGGGGTTAGTGTGGACTGTGTTTCAGGGCAAGGTCCCGTTCTCGAGCATAATTCAAGGGATCGAGTTTCGTCTTCCAACCTTGCATACTGTTTCGTGGGAAGACCTTTGGACAGGTTTCTTGTTGCTTTCTTTACCACAACTTCCCCTGAGCATGTCCAATTCTCTCTTTGCCACGACGGCTGTCGCAAATGATCTCTTCCCAGAGCGCCGCATCACCGTTCGAAAACTTGGCGTGACCTATAGCTTGATGAATTTTGTTCAACCTCTTCTTGGAGGCATTCCGACGTGCCACGGGTGCGGTGGTATGGCAGGCCATTGTTTCTTTGGGGCGCGCACCGGAGGGAGTGTCGTAATTTATGGAAGCATTTGGCTTGTGGTTGGCTTGTTTTTTTCGAAGGCGTTTTCCGACCTTGTTCAAGTGTTCCCGACCTCAATACTTGGTGTCATTCTGGTCTTTGAAGCCATAACTTTGATGCGTTTCATCAAGGATGTGGCTCCAAACCGTGAAGAACTCTTTATCGCTTTGAGTGGAGGCTTGCTTGCTGCCCTCGTTCCCTATGGGTATGTCTGGGCCATTTTGATTGGTATAGCGTTACACCACTTGTTTCGCTTATTGCCGAGGAGGGAGTGGTAG
- a CDS encoding Transcription termination factor Rho → MDMESLRKLTVPQLTQIAKELQIEGYSNLRKQDLIMKIIQVKSQQQEQNSQANVLTGEGVLEILPDGFGFLRSPRYNYLPGPDDIYVSPSQIRRFNLRKGDHVVGEIRHPKDNERYFALLKVDKINDEPPEVAREKTIFENLTPLYPTQRIKLEHDPKDLTTRVLDLLIPIGKGQRALIVAPPRTGKTVILQKIANAITANHPEIYLIVLLIDERPEEVTDMERNVKGEVISSTFDEAAERHVQVAEMVIEKAKRMVEYGRDVVILLDSITRLARAYNTLCPSSGKVLSGGIDSNALQRPKRFFGAARNIEEGGSLTIVATALIETGSRMDDVIFEEFKGTGNCEINLDRKLADRRIFPAIDLLRSGTRKEELLLPDGVLKRVWLLRKVMTEMSPVEAMEFLLVRLAKTKTNQEFLETMNQ, encoded by the coding sequence ATGGACATGGAAAGCCTACGAAAACTGACGGTCCCTCAACTCACGCAAATTGCGAAAGAGTTACAGATCGAGGGCTACTCAAACCTGCGAAAGCAGGACCTCATCATGAAAATCATTCAGGTGAAATCCCAGCAGCAGGAACAGAACTCACAGGCGAACGTTCTCACGGGTGAGGGTGTTTTGGAAATCCTCCCCGATGGTTTTGGGTTCCTACGTTCCCCACGATACAATTACCTGCCGGGACCAGACGACATCTATGTTTCGCCTTCGCAGATCCGGCGATTTAACCTGCGCAAGGGGGATCATGTCGTAGGTGAAATCCGCCACCCCAAGGACAATGAGCGGTATTTCGCGCTTCTGAAAGTCGACAAGATCAATGACGAGCCCCCCGAAGTCGCGCGTGAGAAAACGATTTTTGAGAATCTTACCCCTCTCTACCCAACCCAACGGATCAAACTCGAGCATGACCCAAAGGACCTGACGACCCGCGTTCTTGATCTGCTCATTCCAATTGGAAAAGGTCAACGAGCTCTGATCGTTGCCCCGCCACGGACAGGCAAAACGGTGATCCTGCAGAAAATCGCAAACGCGATTACTGCCAATCACCCTGAGATCTATCTGATCGTTCTGCTCATTGACGAGCGCCCAGAAGAAGTCACTGACATGGAGCGAAACGTAAAAGGGGAGGTCATCAGTTCGACCTTCGACGAGGCAGCCGAGCGCCATGTTCAGGTAGCCGAAATGGTTATCGAAAAGGCAAAACGCATGGTCGAATACGGGCGGGATGTGGTCATTCTCCTCGATTCGATCACGCGTTTAGCTCGCGCCTACAACACGCTGTGCCCCTCGTCCGGGAAAGTTCTCTCCGGCGGAATTGACTCCAACGCTTTGCAACGCCCCAAGCGGTTCTTTGGCGCCGCACGAAATATCGAAGAAGGCGGCTCACTGACCATCGTAGCCACAGCTTTGATCGAAACCGGCAGCCGCATGGACGACGTGATCTTTGAGGAATTCAAAGGCACGGGCAACTGCGAGATCAATCTCGACCGAAAGTTGGCAGACCGCAGGATTTTTCCCGCAATCGACCTTCTGCGTAGTGGTACGCGCAAAGAGGAACTTCTCCTTCCCGACGGCGTTCTAAAGCGCGTCTGGCTATTGCGAAAAGTCATGACAGAAATGTCGCCTGTTGAGGCAATGGAGTTTCTGCTCGTGCGGCTCGCAAAAACCAAGACAAACCAAGAGTTCCTCGAGACAATGAATCAGTAA